The Terriglobia bacterium genome includes a region encoding these proteins:
- a CDS encoding phosphoribosyltransferase, whose product MMFRDRYDAGETLAERLREFAGRPDVVVLALPRGGVPVGYVVAHELGVPLDVFVVRKLGTPGQPELAMGAIASGGVRVLNRDVVDSFAIPDWAIEQATRQEEEELQRRELQYRGNRSPLDVRGKTVILVDDGLATGSTMRAASAALRKAGAAGIVVAVPVASRATCDQLREEGNDVVCATTPEPFFAVGQWYKDFAQTTDEEVRDLLDRAVVSGGSQ is encoded by the coding sequence ATGATGTTCCGCGACCGATACGACGCGGGTGAAACCTTGGCGGAGCGCCTGCGCGAGTTTGCCGGACGGCCGGACGTGGTCGTGCTGGCGCTGCCGCGCGGAGGCGTACCCGTCGGCTACGTGGTGGCGCATGAATTGGGCGTCCCCCTGGACGTGTTCGTGGTGCGCAAACTGGGCACGCCCGGGCAGCCCGAGCTGGCCATGGGCGCGATCGCCTCCGGCGGAGTGCGCGTGCTCAACCGCGACGTGGTGGATTCGTTCGCCATTCCCGACTGGGCCATCGAGCAGGCGACGCGCCAGGAAGAAGAGGAGCTGCAACGGCGCGAGCTCCAGTACCGCGGCAACCGTTCCCCGCTGGACGTGCGCGGCAAAACGGTGATCCTGGTGGACGACGGGCTGGCCACCGGTTCCACCATGCGCGCGGCCTCGGCGGCACTGCGCAAGGCAGGCGCGGCAGGCATCGTGGTGGCGGTCCCGGTGGCCTCGCGCGCCACCTGCGATCAGCTTCGCGAGGAAGGCAACGACGTGGTCTGCGCCACCACTCCGGAACCGTTTTTCGCCGTCGGCCAGTGGTACAAGGATTTCGCCCAGACCACGGATGAAGAAGTGCGCGACCTGCTGGATCGCGCGGTGGTCAGCGGCGGCAGCCAATAA
- a CDS encoding 2-oxoacid:acceptor oxidoreductase subunit alpha, translating into MHADPAGVLTGTHFLDGDHACCEGCLSAGARFAAGYPITPSTEVVERFALRIPTVGGTFIQMEDELAASICLQGAVWGGAKAFTVTSGPGFSLMMEHIGYAAMTETPCVFVNVQRGGPSTGLPTLPAQADMMQARWGSHGDYGIIAICPNSPQECFDLTIKAFNFSEEYRVPVMVMMDECVGHMTEKVVIPPADQLEVTPRKHTKKSPADYKPYECNGDGSLVPEMAHAGEGYSFHITGLTHDERGYPNMTVPVQDKLVKRLRAKIDNAKDLVLYEAANLDDADVVVVSYGITSRVAQRAIEIARGQGLKVGKLRLIVAWPFPEKTFRDLAQKVKAFVVPELNLGQMVLEVERAAHGAAKTIHVPHAGGGVHDPNDIVKAIVEANQ; encoded by the coding sequence ATGCACGCTGATCCCGCCGGGGTTCTAACCGGCACGCATTTCCTCGATGGCGACCACGCCTGCTGTGAAGGCTGTCTTTCCGCCGGCGCGCGTTTCGCCGCCGGGTATCCGATCACGCCGTCCACCGAAGTCGTCGAGCGCTTCGCCCTGCGCATTCCGACGGTGGGCGGGACGTTCATCCAGATGGAAGACGAACTGGCGGCTTCCATCTGCCTGCAGGGCGCGGTCTGGGGCGGCGCCAAGGCGTTCACCGTCACCAGCGGCCCCGGCTTCTCGCTGATGATGGAGCACATCGGGTACGCGGCCATGACCGAGACGCCGTGTGTGTTCGTCAACGTGCAGCGCGGCGGCCCCTCCACCGGCCTGCCCACGCTGCCGGCGCAAGCCGACATGATGCAGGCGCGCTGGGGTTCGCACGGCGACTACGGCATTATCGCCATCTGCCCGAATTCGCCGCAGGAATGCTTCGACCTGACCATCAAGGCTTTCAATTTTTCCGAGGAATACCGCGTGCCCGTGATGGTGATGATGGACGAATGTGTCGGCCACATGACCGAGAAGGTGGTCATTCCTCCCGCCGACCAGCTCGAGGTCACGCCGCGCAAGCACACCAAGAAATCGCCCGCCGATTACAAGCCCTACGAGTGCAACGGCGACGGCTCGCTAGTCCCCGAGATGGCGCACGCCGGCGAAGGCTACAGCTTCCATATCACCGGCCTGACGCACGACGAGCGCGGCTATCCCAACATGACCGTCCCCGTTCAGGACAAACTCGTCAAGCGCCTGCGGGCGAAGATCGACAACGCCAAGGACCTGGTCCTCTACGAGGCTGCCAACCTCGACGACGCCGACGTGGTGGTCGTCTCCTACGGCATCACTTCGCGGGTGGCGCAGCGGGCCATTGAGATCGCCCGCGGGCAAGGGCTGAAGGTCGGGAAGTTGCGACTGATTGTGGCCTGGCCGTTCCCGGAAAAAACGTTTCGCGACCTGGCGCAAAAGGTGAAAGCGTTCGTCGTTCCCGAGCTCAACCTCGGACAGATGGTGCTCGAAGTGGAACGCGCGGCGCACGGCGCCGCCAAAACCATTCACGTCCCACACGCCGGCGGCGGCGTGCACGATCCCAACGACATCGTGAAGGCCATCGTGGAGGCGAACCAATGA
- a CDS encoding PspC domain-containing protein: protein MYCNACGKSIPDDARLCPYCAQAVAGAAAVAHQLIRPRQGRVIAGVCAGVARHFGWSITALRLVWLLLFLFAGAGGLLYIILWIVIPNE from the coding sequence ATGTACTGCAACGCTTGCGGCAAGTCCATTCCCGACGACGCGCGCCTGTGCCCGTATTGCGCCCAAGCGGTGGCCGGCGCGGCGGCGGTCGCCCATCAGTTAATCCGGCCGCGGCAGGGCCGGGTGATTGCCGGCGTCTGTGCCGGAGTGGCACGGCACTTTGGCTGGAGCATCACGGCGCTGCGCCTGGTCTGGCTGCTACTCTTCCTCTTCGCCGGCGCCGGCGGCCTGCTCTACATCATCCTTTGGATCGTCATTCCCAACGAGTGA
- a CDS encoding 4Fe-4S binding protein, which produces MAKGSVSIHVERCKACGFCVEFCPTKVLALSSAFNSKGYHPPQMVAPEKCSGCDLCGMYCPDFAIFGYRLSAAEPASATEKEASDAR; this is translated from the coding sequence ATGGCCAAAGGCAGCGTTTCCATTCACGTCGAGCGGTGCAAGGCGTGCGGCTTCTGCGTCGAGTTTTGTCCCACGAAAGTCCTGGCGCTCTCCTCGGCATTCAATTCCAAGGGATACCACCCGCCGCAAATGGTCGCGCCGGAAAAGTGCAGCGGCTGCGACCTGTGCGGCATGTACTGTCCCGACTTCGCCATTTTCGGGTATCGCCTCAGCGCGGCCGAACCGGCAAGCGCGACGGAGAAGGAGGCCAGCGATGCACGCTGA
- a CDS encoding enoyl-CoA hydratase, with protein sequence MAYANIRFENDGPLGILTLNRPNRRNALSLEMMLEVIECLNQVGADSAVRALILAAEGKVFSSGHDLSEMVGRNINDYRRIFDVCAEMMMKIQSIPQPVVAEVQGMATAAGCQLVATCDLAIAVEEATFATPGVKIGLFCTTPMVALSRAVGRKRALQMLMTGDPVNSQTAAEWGLINAVAPAAELRSRTRELALKIAGASPLTLAIGKQAYYTQIDLDQPKAYAYAKEIMSMNSMAADAQEGISAFLGKRAACWAGK encoded by the coding sequence ATGGCGTACGCAAACATCCGCTTCGAAAACGACGGGCCGCTGGGAATCCTGACCCTGAACCGGCCCAACCGGCGCAACGCGCTCTCGCTCGAAATGATGCTGGAGGTGATCGAGTGCCTGAACCAGGTCGGCGCCGACAGCGCCGTGCGCGCGCTGATCCTGGCGGCCGAGGGCAAGGTGTTTTCCTCGGGCCATGACCTGAGCGAAATGGTGGGCCGGAACATCAACGACTACCGGCGCATCTTCGATGTTTGCGCGGAGATGATGATGAAGATCCAGTCCATCCCGCAGCCGGTCGTCGCCGAGGTGCAAGGCATGGCGACCGCGGCCGGATGCCAGTTGGTCGCCACCTGCGACCTGGCCATCGCGGTGGAGGAGGCGACCTTCGCAACCCCGGGTGTGAAAATCGGATTGTTCTGCACCACCCCGATGGTGGCGCTGAGCCGCGCCGTCGGGCGCAAGCGCGCGCTGCAGATGCTGATGACGGGCGATCCGGTGAACTCGCAAACCGCCGCCGAGTGGGGCTTGATCAATGCCGTGGCGCCGGCAGCGGAGCTGCGCTCGCGCACCAGGGAGTTGGCGCTGAAAATCGCCGGCGCCAGCCCGCTGACGCTCGCCATCGGCAAGCAGGCCTACTACACGCAAATCGATCTCGACCAGCCCAAGGCGTACGCCTACGCCAAAGAAATCATGAGCATGAACTCCATGGCAGCCGACGCGCAGGAAGGCATCTCGGCGTTTCTGGGAAAACGGGCGGCCTGCTGGGCGGGAAAATAG
- a CDS encoding NADPH:quinone reductase, translating to MKAIRVREFGAPEVLRMEEVPDPRPKRGEVLVRIRAVGVNPVDTYIRSGQYAINPPLPYTPGSDAGGDVEAVGEGVSSFRPGDRVYIYRSVSGAYAEKALCTEAQVHPLPKNVSYAQGAAIGVPYTTAYRALFHKVQARPGETLLVHGASGGVGVAAVQLARAAGMNITGTAGTGKGKELVAREGAHHVVDHNAPDAQEQLMKSTGGRGFDVILEMLANKNLAKDLAMLTKFGRVAVVGSRGAVEINPRDIMGRDGAIIGMTSFNISDPDLAAIHAALVAGLENGTLRPVIGQELPLQDAARAHQAVMEAGAYGKIVLVP from the coding sequence ATGAAAGCGATTCGCGTGCGGGAGTTCGGCGCTCCCGAAGTCCTGCGCATGGAGGAAGTGCCCGACCCGCGTCCCAAACGCGGCGAAGTCCTGGTGCGCATTCGCGCCGTCGGCGTCAACCCAGTGGACACCTACATCCGCAGCGGCCAGTACGCCATCAATCCGCCGTTGCCCTACACGCCTGGATCGGACGCTGGCGGCGACGTGGAAGCGGTGGGCGAGGGCGTTTCCAGTTTCCGTCCCGGCGATCGCGTGTACATCTACCGCTCGGTGAGCGGCGCCTACGCGGAAAAGGCGCTGTGCACGGAGGCGCAGGTGCATCCGCTTCCGAAAAACGTTTCCTACGCGCAGGGAGCCGCGATCGGGGTGCCGTACACGACCGCGTATCGCGCGCTGTTTCACAAGGTGCAGGCGCGGCCCGGCGAGACGCTGCTGGTACACGGCGCCAGCGGCGGTGTGGGAGTTGCCGCGGTGCAGTTGGCACGCGCCGCCGGTATGAACATCACCGGCACCGCCGGCACCGGCAAAGGCAAAGAGCTGGTCGCGCGCGAGGGCGCGCACCACGTGGTGGACCACAACGCTCCCGATGCGCAGGAGCAGCTGATGAAGTCGACCGGCGGGCGCGGATTTGACGTGATCCTGGAGATGCTCGCCAACAAGAACCTGGCGAAGGATCTGGCCATGCTGACGAAGTTCGGACGGGTGGCGGTGGTCGGCAGCCGGGGCGCGGTCGAGATCAACCCGCGCGATATCATGGGCCGCGACGGCGCCATTATCGGCATGACATCGTTCAACATTTCCGACCCCGACCTTGCCGCCATTCACGCCGCGCTGGTCGCCGGCCTGGAGAATGGCACGTTGCGTCCGGTGATCGGGCAGGAGTTGCCGTTGCAGGATGCTGCGCGCGCGCATCAGGCGGTCATGGAAGCGGGCGCGTACGGAAAAATCGTGCTCGTACCCTAA
- a CDS encoding dienelactone hydrolase family protein — translation MEQVEQVRIPVAAVTLDGDLMVPPHARGIVLFAHGSGSSRHSPRNRFVAEVLRQAGLGTLLMDLLTPPEEAVDNFTSELRFNIPLLAQRLGVATEWLHRREDMSGFDLGYFGASTGAAAALIAAGDLPGLIRAVVSRGGRPDLAGDALSRVQAPALLIVGGNDGPVIQMNRDAFEQLGAEKKLEIIPGATHLFEEPGALEEVAKLARAWFARYLGARRDTRVA, via the coding sequence ATGGAGCAGGTCGAGCAAGTCCGAATTCCGGTCGCCGCAGTCACCCTGGACGGTGACTTGATGGTGCCGCCCCATGCGCGCGGTATTGTACTGTTCGCGCATGGCAGCGGCAGCAGCCGCCACAGCCCGCGCAACCGCTTTGTCGCCGAAGTCCTGCGCCAGGCCGGCCTTGGTACCCTGCTCATGGATTTGCTCACGCCGCCGGAAGAAGCGGTGGACAACTTCACCTCGGAACTGCGCTTCAACATCCCCCTGCTGGCGCAGCGGCTCGGGGTCGCCACCGAGTGGCTGCACCGGCGGGAGGACATGTCGGGCTTCGACCTCGGCTACTTTGGCGCGAGCACCGGCGCAGCCGCCGCGCTGATCGCGGCTGGCGATCTTCCCGGCCTGATCCGCGCCGTGGTCTCGCGCGGCGGACGTCCCGACCTGGCCGGCGATGCATTGTCACGCGTGCAGGCGCCGGCACTGTTGATTGTCGGCGGCAACGATGGGCCGGTAATCCAAATGAATCGCGATGCCTTCGAGCAACTCGGGGCTGAAAAAAAGCTGGAGATCATCCCCGGAGCGACGCATTTGTTCGAAGAACCCGGCGCGCTGGAAGAAGTGGCGAAGCTGGCGCGGGCATGGTTTGCGCGTTACCTCGGCGCCCGGCGCGACACTCGCGTGGCGTAA
- a CDS encoding 2-oxoacid:ferredoxin oxidoreductase subunit beta, whose translation MSTIPINPVLPFLRTDRLPTIWCPGCGIGTTVNCFSRALLDSKVDLKNLAIVSGIGCTGRVAGYVKLDSFHTTHGRAIPFATGLKLANPKLNVVVYSGDGDISAIGGNHLIHAARRNVDIKVICVNNLIYAMTGGQTAPTTPGHVITSTHPYGTFDPTFNLSHLVEAAGAVYVARWTTFHVRQIARSMAEVFKKPGFCFIEILSPCPTLYQRRNRMGDGLDAMKFYKEHSKIKNGASTSEIGLTKSGEIIVGKFVDRDRPDYINAAREQFVESLGDRYVDECAAGCCGEDY comes from the coding sequence ATGAGCACCATCCCGATCAATCCCGTTCTGCCGTTTCTGCGCACCGACCGCTTGCCGACCATCTGGTGCCCGGGCTGCGGCATCGGCACCACCGTCAACTGCTTTTCACGGGCGCTGCTGGATTCCAAGGTGGACCTGAAAAATCTCGCCATCGTCTCCGGCATCGGCTGCACCGGCCGCGTCGCCGGGTACGTGAAGCTGGATTCTTTTCACACCACGCATGGACGCGCCATCCCGTTTGCCACCGGCCTGAAGCTGGCCAATCCGAAGCTGAACGTGGTGGTGTACTCCGGGGACGGCGACATCTCCGCCATCGGCGGCAATCACCTGATTCACGCGGCACGGCGCAACGTGGACATCAAGGTGATCTGCGTCAACAACCTGATTTACGCCATGACCGGCGGCCAGACGGCGCCCACCACGCCGGGGCACGTCATCACCTCGACGCATCCCTACGGCACCTTCGATCCGACCTTCAACCTGTCGCACCTGGTGGAGGCCGCGGGCGCGGTCTATGTCGCGCGCTGGACGACGTTCCACGTTCGCCAGATCGCACGCTCCATGGCCGAGGTCTTCAAGAAGCCCGGCTTCTGCTTTATCGAGATCCTCTCGCCCTGCCCGACGCTCTACCAGCGCCGCAACCGGATGGGCGACGGATTGGACGCCATGAAGTTCTACAAAGAACACAGCAAGATCAAGAACGGCGCTTCCACCAGCGAGATCGGCCTGACCAAGTCGGGCGAGATCATCGTGGGCAAGTTCGTGGACCGCGACCGCCCCGATTACATCAACGCCGCGCGCGAGCAGTTTGTCGAGTCGCTCGGCGACCGCTACGTGGATGAGTGCGCAGCCGGCTGCTGCGGGGAGGACTACTGA
- a CDS encoding aminotransferase class I/II-fold pyridoxal phosphate-dependent enzyme yields the protein MNRTTICSPYMEFAKLRSSSRFNLATSGIMSYPLSELPVTIDRLEINGHDGYGYEPLIERLAAKNKVTPECVVYVNGGTSLANNVAIAGTTETGDHVLAETPGYELLDTTARFLGLEVGHFERRPEDGFRLDPREIERRLTPRTRLIIITNLHNPSGVLAGEETLRQIGNIARSAGARVLVDEVYLDMASERTPASSFHLDPKTFVVTSSLTKAYGLSGLRCGWILAEPALAERLWRINDLYAATPVHAAELLSVIALDNLGKIAARAKGLLEKNRALLNRFFDACADLEIVRAEFGTVGFPRLRQGSVEKLFTVLRDKYEATVVPGKFFGAPQHFRIGVGGDTEMTREGLNRLTSALREF from the coding sequence ATGAATCGCACCACGATATGTTCGCCCTACATGGAATTCGCCAAGCTGCGCTCCTCGTCGCGCTTTAACCTGGCGACCAGCGGGATCATGAGTTACCCGCTGTCCGAATTGCCGGTCACCATCGACCGGCTGGAGATCAATGGCCACGACGGGTACGGATACGAGCCGCTCATCGAGCGCCTGGCGGCGAAGAACAAGGTCACGCCCGAGTGCGTGGTGTATGTCAACGGGGGCACGTCGCTGGCGAACAACGTCGCCATCGCCGGGACCACGGAAACCGGCGATCACGTCCTGGCCGAAACGCCCGGCTATGAGTTGCTCGACACCACGGCGCGCTTCCTCGGCCTCGAGGTCGGGCATTTCGAGCGCCGCCCGGAAGACGGCTTCCGTCTCGATCCGCGCGAAATCGAGCGCCGCCTCACGCCGCGCACTCGCCTCATCATCATCACCAACCTGCACAATCCATCCGGAGTGCTGGCCGGCGAGGAAACCCTGCGACAGATCGGCAACATCGCGCGCAGCGCCGGCGCGCGCGTGCTGGTGGATGAGGTTTACCTGGACATGGCGTCCGAGCGCACGCCGGCGTCTTCCTTCCACCTCGACCCGAAAACATTTGTGGTCACGAGCAGTTTGACCAAGGCATACGGCTTGAGCGGCTTGCGTTGCGGATGGATTCTCGCCGAGCCGGCCTTGGCGGAGCGTCTCTGGCGGATCAACGATCTGTACGCGGCCACACCGGTTCATGCCGCGGAGCTGCTGAGCGTGATCGCGCTCGACAACCTGGGAAAGATCGCCGCGCGCGCAAAAGGGCTGCTGGAAAAAAATCGCGCGCTGCTCAACCGCTTTTTCGATGCCTGCGCCGATCTCGAAATCGTGCGCGCGGAGTTCGGGACGGTCGGTTTTCCCCGGCTTCGCCAGGGCTCAGTCGAGAAACTGTTCACGGTTCTGCGCGACAAGTACGAGGCGACGGTGGTTCCGGGAAAGTTTTTCGGCGCGCCGCAACACTTCCGGATTGGCGTCGGGGGTGATACGGAAATGACGCGCGAGGGCCTGAACCGCCTGACGAGCGCGCTGCGGGAATTCTGA
- a CDS encoding amino acid permease produces the protein MIVMGGIVGAGIFINPYVVAQQVHTPMLILGAWVVGGLIALAGAFVYAELAARMPDVGGQYAYLRESYHPAVAFLYGWVLLLVIQTGGMAAVSITFARYFLDLAGTQASEWLLAAVALAVLTVINCLGVKQGSAVQSGLMVLKIAAIAALVFCGAFLLGRPSQFALHPMVGERPSFHLLSMFGAAMVPVLFAYGGWQTANFIGGEIKDPRRNLPRALLIGVCGVIALYVGVSWVCVRALGAASLAETHTPASAVMRIALGQTGVRLIAVGIAISTLGFLSQSILTAPRVYFAMAGDGLFFRAVARIHPRTRVPVVAIILQSVWTMVIAASGRYEQILNYVVAMDFIFFGLTATCIFVLRRRDRTHAGYRVPGHPATTALFVAACWMVVANTIYRYPANSLVGMAILAAGVPVYFFWSGRRKGRAAAK, from the coding sequence ATGATCGTGATGGGCGGGATCGTCGGCGCCGGCATTTTTATCAATCCTTACGTCGTCGCGCAGCAGGTGCACACACCCATGCTGATCCTGGGCGCGTGGGTGGTCGGCGGGCTGATCGCGCTCGCCGGCGCATTCGTCTATGCCGAACTGGCCGCGCGCATGCCCGACGTCGGCGGCCAGTACGCCTATCTGCGCGAGTCCTACCACCCGGCGGTAGCATTTCTGTATGGCTGGGTGCTGTTGCTGGTGATTCAGACCGGAGGCATGGCGGCGGTTTCGATCACCTTCGCGCGTTATTTCCTCGACCTCGCCGGGACGCAAGCTTCGGAGTGGCTGCTGGCCGCGGTGGCGCTTGCCGTGCTGACGGTGATCAACTGCCTCGGCGTGAAGCAGGGAAGCGCGGTGCAGAGCGGTCTGATGGTGTTGAAGATCGCCGCCATCGCGGCGCTGGTTTTCTGTGGCGCATTCCTGCTGGGCCGGCCGTCGCAGTTTGCGCTGCATCCGATGGTGGGCGAGCGGCCGTCGTTCCATCTACTCTCGATGTTCGGCGCCGCCATGGTCCCGGTGCTGTTCGCCTACGGTGGATGGCAGACCGCAAACTTTATCGGCGGCGAAATCAAGGACCCGCGGCGCAACCTGCCGCGCGCGCTGCTGATCGGAGTCTGCGGCGTGATCGCGCTCTATGTCGGCGTGAGCTGGGTCTGCGTGCGCGCGCTCGGCGCCGCCAGCTTGGCCGAAACGCATACTCCGGCGTCGGCGGTGATGCGCATCGCGCTCGGGCAAACCGGAGTCCGGCTGATTGCGGTGGGGATCGCGATCTCCACGCTGGGCTTTCTCAGCCAGTCAATCCTCACCGCGCCGCGCGTGTACTTTGCCATGGCCGGCGACGGGCTGTTCTTCCGCGCCGTGGCCCGCATCCATCCGCGCACCCGCGTGCCGGTGGTGGCCATCATCCTGCAAAGCGTGTGGACCATGGTGATCGCCGCATCCGGGCGCTACGAGCAGATCCTGAACTACGTGGTCGCCATGGATTTCATATTTTTCGGCCTGACCGCGACCTGCATCTTTGTCCTGCGCCGGCGCGACCGCACCCATGCGGGATACCGCGTGCCCGGACATCCCGCGACCACCGCACTGTTTGTCGCCGCGTGCTGGATGGTGGTAGCGAACACGATTTACCGTTATCCCGCCAACAGCCTGGTCGGCATGGCGATCCTGGCGGCAGGCGTGCCGGTGTACTTTTTCTGGAGCGGACGGCGGAAGGGAAGAGCGGCAGCAAAATGA
- a CDS encoding peptidyl-prolyl cis-trans isomerase yields the protein MYRLFAVVLLSALAFSQAAPPAKSAPAATPQTAQPATPVKPAEKAELPPTAAVITIEGICPGKVPATPSAECKTVITRAEFEKLVDAFDPQMPSARRRQLADAYSRMLVMSDVAEQRGIQNTPEAQQILHFTHMQALMQLLGREIQKEAAKVPPADTEKYYNEHAAQYEQGSFQRIFIPKMPASGEKPPDEKTLEAEGQKIRAAAAAGGDFEKLQQQAFDDLGLKTPPPPTATGTQRRESLPPSQAKVFDLQPGQTSDVMNEPGGLYIFKLDSKKKLTLDEATPEINHVLEQQRMKDAVDKLTNSVKPELNQEYFGAPAGPGAMPAGPPGAGAPARRLPATPPPPKPRSP from the coding sequence ATGTACCGACTGTTCGCCGTAGTTCTGTTGTCCGCCCTCGCTTTCTCCCAGGCCGCGCCGCCCGCGAAAAGCGCCCCGGCAGCCACGCCGCAAACAGCCCAACCGGCAACTCCGGTCAAGCCCGCCGAAAAGGCGGAGCTTCCGCCCACCGCGGCGGTCATCACCATTGAGGGCATCTGCCCTGGCAAGGTCCCGGCCACGCCCTCGGCCGAGTGCAAGACCGTGATCACCCGTGCCGAGTTTGAAAAGCTGGTGGACGCGTTCGATCCCCAGATGCCCAGCGCGCGCCGCCGGCAACTCGCCGACGCCTACTCCCGCATGCTGGTCATGAGCGACGTGGCCGAACAGCGCGGCATCCAGAACACGCCCGAGGCGCAGCAGATCCTTCACTTCACCCACATGCAGGCGCTGATGCAACTGCTGGGCCGGGAAATCCAGAAGGAAGCCGCCAAGGTCCCGCCCGCCGATACCGAGAAGTACTACAACGAGCATGCGGCGCAGTACGAGCAGGGCAGTTTCCAGCGCATCTTCATTCCCAAGATGCCGGCCAGCGGAGAAAAGCCCCCCGACGAGAAGACGCTGGAAGCCGAGGGCCAGAAGATCCGCGCTGCCGCCGCCGCGGGTGGCGATTTTGAGAAGCTGCAGCAGCAGGCCTTTGACGATCTTGGCCTCAAGACCCCGCCGCCTCCCACCGCCACCGGAACGCAACGGCGTGAGAGCCTCCCGCCCAGCCAGGCCAAGGTCTTCGATCTTCAGCCGGGACAGACTTCGGATGTGATGAACGAACCCGGCGGGCTGTACATTTTCAAGCTCGACTCGAAGAAGAAACTCACGCTCGACGAGGCCACCCCGGAAATCAATCACGTGCTCGAACAGCAGCGGATGAAGGACGCCGTGGACAAGCTGACCAACAGCGTCAAGCCGGAGCTCAACCAGGAGTATTTCGGAGCGCCGGCGGGCCCCGGCGCCATGCCCGCGGGACCTCCGGGTGCGGGTGCCCCGGCGCGTCGCCTGCCGGCAACGCCGCCGCCGCCGAAACCGCGCA
- a CDS encoding cation-efflux pump yields MGDAPATLTMEAMRGEKRAVAQNSVYAAIGITGLKTIVGISTGSLGILSEAAHSGLDLVAAVITLMSVRVSDKPADAEHQYGHGKIENFSAFIETGLLLLTCVWIVYEATKRLFYHHVHIKPSVAAFLVMFISIVVDVWRSRRLKKIADKWDSQALHADALHFSTDVWSSTVVIAGLTLVMAGERWNVPWLQSADPIAALMVAGVVVYVSWRLARQTIDALLDAAPAGVRGQIIGAVSGVEGVLEVDRARIRRAGNRYFADLDIGMHRNVTFQKSEQLGQRVTEAVHRVLPDADVVVHSVPRARGEENIFERIRAVAARANFNVHDISVQDLAGRLHVEQHLELDERLSLKEAHDQVTVLETEIRREVPEISSILTHIESEPATIEAGSEIARDRRLEQAVRKISRHVAEVVDIHEITVKRVRDKLYLSCHCTLPDTLPLSRVHDIQTELEIRLKQEAPELFRVLIHPEPVTDNRR; encoded by the coding sequence ATGGGGGATGCGCCGGCCACGCTGACCATGGAGGCGATGCGCGGGGAAAAGCGCGCGGTGGCGCAGAACTCCGTCTATGCGGCGATCGGGATCACGGGGCTGAAGACCATCGTCGGCATCAGCACCGGCTCGCTGGGCATTTTGTCGGAAGCGGCGCACTCCGGACTGGATCTGGTGGCGGCGGTGATCACGCTGATGTCGGTGCGGGTTTCCGACAAGCCCGCCGACGCCGAACATCAGTACGGCCACGGCAAAATCGAGAATTTTTCCGCGTTTATCGAGACCGGGCTGCTGCTGCTGACCTGCGTCTGGATCGTGTACGAGGCGACCAAGCGGCTGTTCTACCACCACGTGCACATCAAGCCGAGCGTTGCGGCCTTCCTGGTGATGTTCATCTCCATCGTGGTAGACGTGTGGCGGTCGCGGCGGCTGAAGAAGATTGCCGACAAGTGGGACAGCCAGGCGCTGCATGCCGACGCGCTGCACTTCAGCACCGACGTATGGTCGAGCACGGTGGTGATTGCCGGCCTGACGCTGGTGATGGCGGGCGAACGCTGGAACGTGCCGTGGCTGCAAAGCGCCGACCCGATCGCGGCGCTGATGGTGGCCGGCGTGGTGGTGTACGTGAGCTGGCGGCTGGCGCGGCAGACGATTGACGCGCTGCTGGATGCGGCGCCGGCGGGCGTGCGGGGGCAGATCATCGGCGCGGTCTCGGGCGTGGAAGGCGTGCTGGAAGTGGACCGGGCGCGCATCCGGCGGGCCGGGAACCGCTATTTCGCGGACCTGGACATCGGCATGCACCGCAACGTCACCTTCCAGAAATCGGAACAGCTCGGGCAGCGGGTGACGGAGGCGGTGCACCGGGTCCTGCCCGATGCCGACGTGGTGGTGCACTCGGTGCCGCGGGCGCGGGGAGAAGAGAACATCTTCGAGCGCATTCGCGCCGTGGCCGCCCGCGCAAATTTCAATGTCCACGACATCAGCGTGCAGGACCTGGCCGGGCGATTGCACGTGGAGCAGCACCTGGAACTGGATGAGCGCCTCAGCCTGAAGGAGGCGCACGATCAGGTGACGGTGCTGGAAACGGAGATCCGCCGCGAGGTGCCGGAGATTTCCTCCATCCTGACGCACATCGAGAGCGAACCGGCGACGATCGAGGCCGGCAGCGAGATTGCGCGCGACCGGCGCCTGGAACAAGCAGTGCGCAAGATTTCCCGCCACGTCGCGGAGGTGGTGGACATTCACGAGATCACGGTCAAACGCGTGCGCGACAAGCTCTACCTGTCGTGCCATTGCACGCTGCCGGACACGCTGCCGCTGTCGCGCGTGCACGACATCCAGACGGAACTGGAAATCCGGCTAAAGCAGGAGGCCCCGGAACTGTTCCGGGTGCTGATCCATCCCGAGCCGGTGACGGACAACCGGAGATAA